From the Priestia aryabhattai genome, one window contains:
- the odhB gene encoding 2-oxoglutarate dehydrogenase complex dihydrolipoyllysine-residue succinyltransferase has translation MGEIKVPELAESISEGTVAQWLKQVGDFVEKGDYIVELETDKVNVEITAEDSGVLTELLAGEGDTVQVGETIARLEAKEGASAPAAPKAEEKPAQEAPKQEAAPAQQKTVEEVAPAAEAPQQGNQKQWLIASPAARKAARERGIKLDQVPTTDPLGRVRKHDIDSYADQKSNEQKQQAQASKPAKPVSPSPAASENSDKPVERERMSRRRQTIAKRLVEVQQTAAMLTTFNEVDMTAVMALRKRRKEKFFEQHDVRLGFMSFFTKAVVAALKKYPLLNAEIQGNELLIKKFYDIGIAVSAPDGLVVPVVRDADRKTFAGIEGSIVDLAKKARDNKLSLKDLQGGTFTITNGGVFGSLMSTPILNGPQVGILGMHKVQLRPVAIDEERIENRPMMYIALSYDHRIVDGKEAVSFLATVKELLEDPESLLLEG, from the coding sequence ATGGGAGAGATTAAAGTACCGGAATTAGCAGAATCAATTTCTGAAGGAACAGTTGCACAGTGGTTAAAACAAGTAGGAGATTTCGTTGAAAAAGGTGATTATATCGTTGAACTTGAAACAGATAAAGTTAACGTTGAAATTACAGCTGAAGACTCTGGTGTTCTAACCGAACTTCTTGCTGGCGAAGGCGACACAGTTCAAGTTGGTGAAACAATTGCACGTCTTGAAGCGAAAGAAGGAGCTTCAGCGCCAGCAGCACCAAAAGCTGAAGAAAAGCCAGCACAGGAAGCACCAAAACAAGAAGCGGCTCCAGCTCAACAAAAAACAGTTGAAGAAGTAGCACCAGCAGCTGAAGCGCCTCAGCAAGGAAATCAAAAACAATGGTTGATTGCTTCTCCTGCAGCTCGCAAAGCAGCAAGAGAACGCGGTATTAAGCTAGATCAAGTGCCAACTACTGATCCTCTTGGCCGTGTGCGTAAACATGATATTGATTCATATGCAGATCAAAAATCAAATGAGCAAAAGCAGCAGGCACAAGCAAGTAAGCCAGCTAAACCGGTATCTCCGTCTCCAGCGGCAAGTGAAAATAGCGACAAACCTGTTGAACGCGAACGTATGTCACGTCGTCGTCAAACAATTGCCAAACGTCTTGTTGAAGTTCAGCAAACAGCGGCTATGTTAACAACGTTTAACGAAGTAGACATGACGGCTGTTATGGCTCTTCGCAAACGACGCAAAGAAAAATTCTTTGAACAGCACGATGTAAGACTTGGCTTTATGTCATTCTTCACAAAAGCAGTAGTAGCAGCACTTAAAAAATACCCATTATTAAATGCTGAAATTCAAGGTAACGAGTTATTAATTAAAAAATTCTATGATATTGGTATTGCTGTGTCAGCTCCAGACGGTCTTGTTGTTCCAGTTGTACGTGATGCTGACCGCAAAACATTTGCTGGTATCGAAGGATCTATCGTTGATTTAGCGAAAAAAGCGCGCGATAACAAATTATCATTAAAAGATTTACAAGGTGGAACGTTCACGATTACAAACGGAGGCGTATTCGGTTCATTAATGTCTACACCAATCCTAAACGGACCTCAAGTTGGTATTTTAGGAATGCACAAAGTCCAGCTTCGTCCGGTAGCAATTGACGAAGAGCGTATCGAAAATCGTCCGATGATGTACATTGCACTTTCTTACGATCACCGTATCGTTGACGGCAAAGAAGCTGTAAGCTTCCTAGCTACTGTTAAAGAACTATTAGAAGATCCAGAATCTTTATTACTAGAAGGTTAA
- a CDS encoding TetR/AcrR family transcriptional regulator — MANSKTDRRIIRTKRFIRDALTELMEEKGFEGVTVRDLTKKADINRGTFYLHYQDKYDLLEKSENEVIQEIKEFIKKANPNEIVSTNLKEQPLPFIVALFEYIQENARFMQVMLGPKGNPGFHLKIKEVMKTNMLEKLELVNSQTPPLVPLEHLMSYVTSAHLGVIQYWLEQDMKQSPREMALTLASMTFFGPVYVAGIKRT; from the coding sequence GTGGCTAATTCAAAAACAGATCGCAGAATTATTCGAACGAAAAGATTCATTCGAGATGCTTTGACAGAATTGATGGAAGAGAAAGGGTTTGAAGGAGTAACGGTAAGAGATCTAACAAAAAAAGCGGATATTAATCGCGGAACTTTTTATTTACATTACCAAGACAAATACGATTTGCTTGAAAAAAGCGAAAATGAAGTCATTCAAGAGATAAAAGAATTTATCAAAAAAGCAAATCCAAATGAGATTGTATCTACTAATTTAAAAGAACAACCGTTACCGTTTATCGTCGCACTTTTTGAGTATATTCAAGAAAATGCGCGTTTTATGCAGGTTATGCTTGGTCCAAAAGGGAACCCTGGATTTCATCTTAAAATTAAAGAAGTCATGAAAACCAATATGCTGGAAAAATTAGAGCTCGTTAATAGTCAAACGCCTCCGCTTGTTCCACTTGAACATTTAATGTCTTACGTAACGTCGGCGCACCTTGGAGTCATTCAGTACTGGCTAGAACAAGATATGAAGCAATCACCGCGAGAAATGGCCTTGACACTCGCTAGCATGACTTTTTTTGGTCCTGTTTATGTTGCAGGCATTAAGCGAACATAA
- a CDS encoding YhgE/Pip domain-containing protein, producing MKLANQKLIYFSPIIVVAVIFILTLIPSVSPAPKDLPIAFVNGDEGVTVPTKGNVNIGDQIEQNIKSSSTKQSSVKWIFVSNTKEVEKGLNNLKYYGALIIPKDFSKKQATLQTTQPDAPAIRLLVNQGMNTAASTLASQVLNGAVDKVNENMRLQLVKRFEQSGTQLSTKQALALVAPVQKTVINVNETGTHSVNGNAPVSLFQPLWMASIAGAAVIFLTIQKITFSSRKEKIDNQVGLVIIGAILALAAGFGLAWMAEVVGITVPSFLDTALFLAIAYFSFFTLILAVLSWVGLKGLPIFVIILFFGAPLLSMAPEIMPDFYREWIYSWLPMRFMVDGVRELFFFRGHLTWNHSVSALTFIALISLCALFASALPVSSVKREKSRSI from the coding sequence ATGAAATTAGCTAATCAAAAGCTTATATATTTTTCACCAATTATAGTAGTAGCGGTTATTTTTATCCTAACGTTAATTCCCTCGGTAAGTCCAGCACCTAAGGATTTGCCAATCGCATTCGTAAATGGCGACGAAGGAGTGACAGTTCCAACAAAGGGTAATGTAAATATAGGAGATCAAATAGAACAAAATATAAAAAGCTCAAGTACTAAACAGTCTTCGGTTAAATGGATTTTTGTATCTAATACTAAGGAAGTTGAAAAAGGGTTAAATAATCTAAAATACTACGGAGCGCTTATTATCCCAAAAGATTTCAGCAAAAAACAGGCAACTCTTCAGACGACTCAGCCGGATGCGCCTGCTATTAGATTATTAGTGAATCAAGGAATGAATACAGCTGCTTCAACACTAGCAAGCCAGGTGCTAAACGGAGCAGTCGATAAGGTGAACGAAAATATGCGCTTGCAGCTAGTGAAAAGGTTTGAACAAAGTGGAACGCAACTAAGTACAAAACAAGCATTAGCACTAGTTGCACCGGTTCAAAAGACAGTTATAAACGTAAACGAAACAGGGACTCATAGTGTCAATGGAAACGCCCCAGTTTCATTATTTCAGCCGCTGTGGATGGCAAGTATAGCAGGGGCAGCAGTTATATTTCTCACCATCCAAAAAATCACGTTTTCTTCTCGTAAAGAGAAAATCGATAACCAAGTAGGATTAGTAATCATCGGGGCTATACTTGCTTTAGCTGCAGGTTTTGGGCTAGCGTGGATGGCTGAAGTAGTTGGAATTACTGTCCCTTCATTTTTGGATACAGCACTATTTTTAGCTATTGCTTACTTCAGTTTTTTTACTTTGATATTAGCCGTACTTTCATGGGTTGGACTAAAGGGACTTCCGATTTTCGTTATTATTTTATTTTTTGGAGCACCGCTGCTTTCCATGGCCCCAGAAATCATGCCTGATTTTTATCGAGAGTGGATTTATTCATGGCTGCCTATGAGATTTATGGTAGATGGCGTAAGAGAACTGTTTTTCTTTAGAGGACATCTAACATGGAATCATTCTGTATCTGCTCTGACCTTTATCGCTTTAATAAGCTTGTGTGCTCTATTTGCTTCTGCTTTACCTGTATCTTCTGTAAAAAGAGAGAAGTCTCGCTCAATATAA
- a CDS encoding FAD-dependent monooxygenase, translated as MNPQILIVGAGPTGLVMAYNLARHNIPFRIIDRNEGPGQASRAMAILPRTLEFYQQFGFADEVIGRGIKMEDVYVRVKNKIKAKVHLGSLGEGLSPFPFVLTFPQDDHERFLLKKLKNLGIEVEWKTELLSLSEHGEEVKTVLKAQQEETAYFKYICGCDGAHSTVRKQMNIEFKGEKYKQHFYVMDVHESGEMMKDQKISISFSNEEFLICMPVRSKGTYRMIGIIPSALEDQNDVKAENIHAFLQRTFGAQIEDINWFSTYHIHHRVASRFRQGRIFLSGDAAHIHSPAGGQGMNTGIGDAINLSWKLAAVLQHKAAPSILDTYEEERLPFAELLVDTTDRAFKRMVARDKTSQFFRKHIFPPVLSFLFRFPYPRHKAFTILSQIRITYRNSDLSSGQGKNVQSGDRLPFVEGNFESLQSLNWQIHVYGKAAEKLKKSMQEKDFSMHEFSWKPYMKKVGLQEGALYVIRPDGYIGFISSEQRIDLLHQYLHTHNILPFTNE; from the coding sequence ATGAATCCACAAATCCTAATTGTTGGCGCCGGACCTACTGGCCTCGTTATGGCATACAATTTAGCCAGACATAACATTCCTTTTCGAATTATTGATAGAAACGAAGGGCCTGGGCAAGCCTCCCGGGCAATGGCTATTTTACCACGAACGCTTGAATTTTATCAGCAGTTCGGTTTTGCAGATGAAGTCATAGGCCGCGGGATTAAGATGGAAGATGTATACGTTCGAGTAAAGAATAAAATAAAAGCAAAGGTTCATCTAGGATCTTTAGGAGAAGGATTAAGTCCTTTTCCTTTTGTTCTTACATTTCCACAAGACGACCACGAGCGGTTTCTACTTAAAAAATTAAAAAATCTTGGGATTGAAGTAGAATGGAAGACGGAGTTACTATCCCTATCTGAACACGGAGAAGAGGTAAAAACTGTATTAAAAGCCCAGCAAGAGGAAACCGCTTATTTTAAGTATATTTGTGGATGTGACGGAGCACACAGTACAGTTCGTAAACAAATGAATATAGAGTTTAAAGGAGAAAAATATAAACAGCATTTTTATGTGATGGATGTTCACGAATCTGGTGAAATGATGAAGGATCAAAAAATCAGTATTTCATTTAGCAATGAAGAATTTTTGATTTGTATGCCCGTTAGAAGTAAAGGAACGTATCGAATGATCGGCATTATTCCTTCAGCTCTTGAGGATCAAAACGATGTAAAAGCTGAAAACATTCACGCTTTTCTTCAACGAACATTTGGTGCTCAGATTGAAGATATAAATTGGTTCTCGACATATCATATCCATCACAGAGTAGCAAGTCGTTTCCGACAAGGGCGTATTTTTCTAAGTGGAGATGCAGCCCATATTCATAGTCCTGCGGGCGGACAAGGAATGAACACAGGAATTGGAGATGCAATCAACCTTTCATGGAAATTAGCAGCTGTCCTTCAACACAAAGCAGCACCTTCTATATTAGATACGTACGAAGAAGAAAGGTTGCCTTTTGCAGAGCTGCTTGTAGATACAACTGATCGCGCTTTTAAGCGAATGGTGGCACGAGATAAAACGAGTCAATTTTTTAGAAAGCATATCTTTCCGCCTGTACTATCCTTTTTATTTCGTTTCCCTTATCCCCGTCACAAAGCATTTACAATTTTATCTCAAATCCGCATTACCTATCGAAATAGTGACCTAAGCAGCGGACAAGGGAAGAATGTGCAAAGTGGTGATCGGTTACCTTTTGTGGAAGGGAATTTTGAATCTTTACAGTCCTTAAACTGGCAAATACACGTCTATGGAAAAGCAGCAGAGAAGCTAAAAAAGAGCATGCAAGAAAAAGACTTCTCTATGCACGAGTTTTCTTGGAAGCCTTACATGAAGAAAGTAGGGCTTCAAGAAGGTGCTCTGTACGTTATTAGACCGGACGGGTACATCGGTTTTATTAGCAGCGAACAGCGTATAGACCTGCTTCATCAATATTTGCATACACATAACATTCTTCCTTTTACAAATGAATAA
- a CDS encoding response regulator transcription factor has product MNKRILVVDDEKSIATAVSYAFKREGYIVDTASDGEEALEKVKIFRPDVMILDVMMPKLTGYEVCRKLENRRGMGIILLTVKNDIVDKVLGLELGADDYMTKPFDVRELVARAKALVRRMEKNEDPEAVGAITVGKVKVNLIQRTLHVANDLVKLTPKEFDLIALLLANLERVYTREDLLDLVWGMDYAGGTRTVDIHMQRLRKKVGEAEPYLLQTVYGVGYKATAGINE; this is encoded by the coding sequence TTGAATAAAAGAATTTTGGTAGTTGATGATGAAAAAAGTATTGCTACAGCGGTATCTTATGCTTTCAAGCGCGAAGGATACATTGTAGACACAGCATCTGACGGTGAAGAAGCGCTTGAAAAAGTAAAGATCTTTCGCCCTGACGTGATGATATTAGATGTGATGATGCCGAAATTAACGGGGTATGAAGTATGCCGAAAACTTGAGAATCGAAGAGGAATGGGGATTATCTTGTTAACGGTTAAAAATGATATCGTCGATAAAGTTCTAGGCTTAGAGTTAGGCGCAGATGATTATATGACCAAGCCGTTTGATGTAAGAGAACTTGTAGCTAGAGCTAAAGCGCTTGTTCGGCGAATGGAAAAAAACGAAGATCCTGAGGCTGTGGGAGCAATCACTGTGGGAAAAGTGAAGGTGAACTTAATTCAGCGCACATTACATGTTGCCAATGATTTAGTCAAGCTTACACCAAAGGAATTTGATCTTATTGCTTTATTACTTGCCAACTTGGAGAGAGTGTACACAAGAGAAGATTTACTAGATCTTGTCTGGGGAATGGATTATGCAGGCGGTACACGTACGGTAGACATTCACATGCAGCGCCTTCGAAAAAAAGTAGGAGAAGCAGAACCTTATCTGCTTCAAACGGTATATGGCGTTGGATATAAAGCGACAGCAGGGATCAATGAATGA
- a CDS encoding sensor histidine kinase, whose amino-acid sequence MKISLKAKMGLVLAFLIILTVTVLSVLVLKGIETNQRDQLESELIQKSEAAEQTIHQSYLTGDPSLNTDSFLQQKGQRLASSIASQSGMQTVLYNQKGQEAGSSIPIGQKSVDVSDTLSYALKGKIAYQISGSSLIYFAPVSIDNQFIGAIRFDHSLKNNQQFIADIRHLFRIGGTIAAAAAFLIGYAYFYRIASLIATLQKTSQLIRKGHYLTDVPFKRRDELGELSQGLFFMSTSIEKNIDQMNEEKRKLELAISKLQSLEQQQKQFIGNISHEFKTPLTSIKAYVDLLDMYRDDPQLMEDGVQNIRKETDRLHEMVDKILKLSALEKYDFEQHPESVELKRLLEDICDRMKGKAAKFDLTLHTNIKKSVVWADRESLIHIFINLIDNAIKYNEPGGKVEVTSYTLKNSIIVGVANTGIGIPPEAEAKLFQPFFTVNKDRSRLSGGTGLGLALVKDLTEKQKGVIKLHHSDSAWTIFKVSFPLKNKEMS is encoded by the coding sequence ATGAAAATCAGCCTGAAAGCTAAGATGGGACTCGTTCTTGCTTTTTTAATTATTTTAACAGTAACTGTACTGAGCGTACTCGTGTTAAAAGGAATTGAGACAAATCAGCGTGATCAGCTAGAAAGTGAACTTATTCAAAAAAGCGAAGCAGCCGAGCAAACGATTCATCAAAGTTATTTAACCGGTGACCCGTCTCTGAATACAGATTCCTTTCTTCAGCAAAAAGGACAGCGCCTTGCATCTTCTATTGCATCACAAAGCGGAATGCAAACAGTTCTGTATAATCAAAAAGGACAGGAAGCAGGAAGCTCTATTCCCATCGGCCAAAAATCTGTGGATGTTTCTGACACGCTTAGCTATGCTTTGAAAGGAAAAATAGCCTATCAAATCTCGGGTTCTTCCCTTATTTATTTTGCACCTGTGTCAATCGATAATCAATTTATTGGAGCCATTCGTTTTGACCATTCACTAAAAAATAATCAGCAGTTTATAGCTGACATTAGGCACTTATTTCGTATTGGAGGAACGATTGCAGCAGCAGCAGCTTTTTTAATTGGCTATGCTTATTTTTACCGCATTGCTTCGCTTATCGCTACTCTTCAAAAAACTTCACAGCTGATTCGAAAAGGCCATTATTTAACTGACGTTCCGTTCAAACGACGCGATGAACTTGGGGAGCTCAGTCAAGGCTTGTTTTTTATGAGTACATCGATTGAAAAAAATATCGATCAAATGAATGAAGAAAAAAGAAAGCTTGAGCTTGCTATTTCGAAACTGCAGTCTCTTGAACAGCAGCAAAAGCAGTTTATCGGAAACATCAGCCATGAATTTAAGACGCCTTTAACATCTATCAAAGCCTATGTTGACTTACTTGATATGTATCGAGATGATCCTCAGCTTATGGAAGACGGCGTGCAAAACATTCGTAAAGAAACGGATCGCCTTCATGAAATGGTAGATAAAATCTTAAAGCTTTCAGCACTCGAGAAATATGATTTCGAGCAGCACCCAGAGTCAGTTGAATTGAAGCGGCTTCTAGAAGACATATGCGACCGTATGAAAGGAAAAGCAGCTAAGTTTGATTTAACTCTTCATACAAATATAAAAAAATCGGTTGTTTGGGCTGATCGCGAAAGCTTAATACACATTTTTATCAATTTAATTGACAATGCTATTAAATATAACGAACCAGGCGGAAAAGTGGAAGTAACGTCTTACACTTTAAAGAATTCTATCATTGTGGGTGTAGCTAACACCGGAATAGGAATTCCACCCGAAGCGGAAGCGAAATTATTCCAACCATTTTTTACTGTAAATAAAGACCGGTCGCGTTTATCCGGAGGAACAGGCCTTGGCTTAGCATTAGTCAAAGATTTAACTGAAAAACAAAAAGGCGTTATCAAGTTGCATCATTCTGACTCTGCATGGACAATTTTCAAAGTGTCGTTTCCTTTGAAAAACAAAGAAATGAGTTAG
- a CDS encoding TolB family protein, translating into MKRYRLIIGLTSGLLILTSCGQGESHRETVEKSDKKITVLDQVEQDGKIEVKDVQDIKGVRAFQFLNEHNIIVSKENKQFRSHDFGSKEVYAQNLATYNFKNKSTFILHPSNEVQHAAKLSPNGKYLFYKVAKGEDTFGYIMNVQTKKTVKIKNVLLYPSSGEWLNNSEVMFITMEGKLSKASIKGEVEPLLHRDERILDAVKGIGGIYYIGLNNQLFFLHNEQTDPEKIRDDVVSIIPSPNGKQLALVQQKDAQTRTLSITDLKGSEAFQLALSTQIFGVSWSPDGSKLAYNFISEKGGDKGIFIADGLTGDVTHLNVNLDYAADQLAWSQSGNKLVASSFTQNQVHTYIIFLK; encoded by the coding sequence TTGAAACGGTATAGACTAATTATAGGTCTGACAAGCGGCCTTCTTATTTTAACCTCGTGCGGCCAAGGAGAAAGCCATAGAGAAACCGTTGAAAAATCTGACAAGAAAATTACTGTATTGGACCAAGTAGAACAAGATGGAAAAATAGAGGTAAAAGACGTTCAGGATATTAAAGGCGTAAGGGCATTTCAATTTTTGAATGAACACAACATTATTGTTAGTAAAGAAAATAAACAATTTCGTTCGCACGATTTCGGTTCCAAAGAGGTATATGCGCAGAATTTAGCTACTTATAATTTTAAAAATAAGTCCACTTTTATTTTGCATCCAAGCAATGAAGTTCAACATGCGGCGAAGCTTTCTCCGAACGGCAAATATCTTTTTTATAAAGTTGCAAAAGGAGAAGATACATTTGGTTATATAATGAACGTTCAAACGAAAAAAACAGTTAAAATAAAGAATGTTCTTCTCTATCCATCAAGCGGAGAGTGGCTTAATAATTCAGAAGTAATGTTTATTACAATGGAAGGAAAGCTTTCTAAAGCAAGTATAAAAGGAGAAGTAGAACCACTGTTGCACAGAGATGAGCGAATCTTAGATGCAGTTAAAGGAATAGGTGGCATTTATTATATCGGTTTAAACAACCAGCTTTTTTTCCTTCATAACGAACAGACGGATCCCGAAAAAATTCGAGACGATGTTGTCTCTATTATCCCGTCTCCAAATGGAAAGCAATTAGCGCTCGTTCAGCAAAAAGATGCCCAAACGCGAACGCTGTCTATCACAGATTTAAAAGGATCAGAGGCCTTTCAGCTTGCTCTATCCACTCAAATTTTTGGCGTAAGCTGGTCTCCCGATGGTTCGAAATTAGCTTATAATTTTATTTCCGAAAAAGGCGGAGATAAAGGGATATTTATAGCAGACGGATTAACAGGAGATGTTACACACTTAAACGTAAATTTAGACTATGCTGCCGATCAGCTTGCTTGGAGTCAATCAGGAAATAAACTAGTTGCATCTAGCTTCACGCAAAATCAAGTTCATACGTATATTATCTTTTTGAAATAG
- a CDS encoding M15 family metallopeptidase has product MKYFLFIGFLAFTLMITGCGTVNSSSKPARESNENGQAQKLAISSASSSLKKPNLEETVVIANPESVTALVNKKHQLPESYQPSDLVYADVPFIFSEKIEKRMLRKPAAQALEELFQDAGKAGISLLGVSGYRSHERQKKLFVFYAKRDGEEKASTYSAYPGTSEHETGLAIDVTGGNGICAAADCFADTPEARWLSKNAYQYGFIIRYPAGEEQVTGYKYEPWHLRYVGKKAAASIFNQYVTLENYASKKKDQSKVL; this is encoded by the coding sequence ATGAAATATTTTTTGTTTATTGGTTTTTTAGCTTTTACCCTGATGATAACAGGATGCGGAACAGTCAACTCTTCGTCAAAACCAGCGAGAGAATCTAATGAAAATGGACAAGCTCAAAAATTAGCAATCTCATCAGCTTCCTCATCTTTAAAGAAACCTAACTTAGAAGAAACAGTGGTAATAGCCAATCCAGAATCAGTTACGGCTTTGGTCAATAAAAAGCATCAGCTTCCTGAATCCTATCAACCTTCCGATTTAGTCTATGCCGACGTTCCGTTTATCTTCAGCGAAAAAATAGAAAAACGAATGCTTAGAAAGCCGGCGGCACAAGCGCTTGAAGAACTTTTTCAAGATGCTGGAAAAGCGGGAATCAGCCTGCTTGGTGTATCTGGTTATCGATCTCACGAGCGGCAAAAGAAACTTTTTGTATTCTATGCAAAGAGAGACGGAGAAGAAAAAGCAAGCACCTACAGCGCCTACCCTGGAACAAGTGAACACGAAACGGGGCTAGCAATCGATGTCACAGGAGGAAATGGAATATGTGCTGCGGCAGACTGCTTCGCTGATACGCCAGAGGCTCGTTGGCTTTCAAAAAATGCCTATCAATACGGGTTCATTATTCGATACCCTGCAGGTGAAGAGCAAGTTACCGGCTATAAATACGAACCATGGCACCTTAGATATGTAGGAAAAAAGGCAGCCGCATCAATTTTTAATCAATATGTAACGTTAGAAAACTATGCAAGCAAGAAAAAAGATCAATCAAAAGTTCTATAA
- a CDS encoding DUF421 domain-containing protein, whose protein sequence is MYKDIAIELICGFLALFIMLKLLGKTQFAQITPFDFITTLVLGNIVGDAALEKGVELTEILYSVLIWGLLIYTVTKLSQTFTGFRGILEGKPSMIIYKGKIRYKELKKNNLDLNQLQHLMRQQGYFSLYEAEYVILETNGEVSVAPKHEFGPPTKNDLNIPYSQTNLPIALIMDGKVVPGNLKEANVDEKWLKKQLAIKKIKKYSEVFYAEWQQERGLEITKF, encoded by the coding sequence ATGTATAAAGATATTGCGATTGAATTAATATGTGGGTTTTTAGCGCTATTTATTATGCTGAAGCTTTTAGGCAAAACGCAGTTTGCTCAAATTACTCCGTTTGACTTTATTACAACACTTGTCCTGGGAAATATTGTGGGGGATGCAGCTCTTGAAAAAGGAGTAGAGTTAACTGAAATTCTGTACAGCGTTTTGATTTGGGGGCTTCTGATCTATACAGTGACAAAGCTGTCTCAAACCTTTACAGGATTTAGGGGAATTCTTGAAGGAAAGCCTTCAATGATTATTTATAAAGGGAAAATCCGTTATAAAGAGCTTAAGAAAAACAATTTGGATTTGAATCAGCTTCAGCATCTAATGAGACAGCAAGGGTATTTTTCACTGTATGAAGCAGAATACGTCATTTTAGAAACGAATGGAGAGGTAAGCGTCGCTCCTAAACATGAATTCGGTCCTCCGACGAAAAATGATTTAAATATTCCTTATTCTCAAACCAATTTACCTATTGCTTTAATTATGGATGGAAAAGTGGTGCCTGGTAATTTGAAAGAAGCTAACGTAGATGAGAAGTGGTTAAAGAAACAGCTGGCAATCAAGAAAATAAAGAAATACAGCGAAGTTTTTTATGCTGAATGGCAGCAAGAGCGAGGATTAGAAATAACAAAATTCTAA
- a CDS encoding polysaccharide deacetylase family protein, translated as MRKISVFVILLLAVIFPSPVFSQMKVPVLIYHSIDSYTGHGEKELYVTPENFEKQLLYLKKQGYTPLTFEKWQELKRVKKPIFITFDDGYKNNLNILPIFQRVASPRFHPAATIFVISDFIGRPNRLSPVDLKKFVHSGFFSIQSHTATHPDLTKTKNLSYELADSKRKIEAITGQPVIALAYPYGKVNSHVVEEAKKNYTFGLSTIPEFFTESGQKNENYLIPRLYVTYSTTIEDFAKLLKQS; from the coding sequence ATGAGAAAAATTTCGGTTTTTGTTATCTTATTACTAGCTGTTATTTTCCCCTCTCCCGTTTTTAGCCAAATGAAAGTGCCTGTACTGATTTACCATTCTATTGATTCCTACACAGGCCACGGTGAAAAAGAATTATATGTGACGCCTGAAAATTTTGAGAAACAACTTCTTTATCTTAAAAAGCAGGGATACACGCCACTAACATTTGAAAAATGGCAGGAACTGAAGCGTGTGAAAAAGCCTATATTTATTACATTTGACGATGGATATAAAAATAATCTTAATATCTTGCCTATTTTTCAAAGAGTAGCAAGTCCTCGATTTCATCCAGCTGCTACAATTTTTGTGATCTCAGATTTTATCGGCCGTCCTAACCGTTTATCCCCGGTGGATTTAAAGAAATTCGTTCATTCGGGATTTTTTTCCATTCAGTCTCACACCGCTACTCATCCGGATTTAACTAAGACGAAAAATTTATCATATGAGCTAGCTGACTCAAAGAGAAAAATTGAAGCAATCACAGGCCAGCCCGTTATTGCTCTTGCCTACCCTTATGGAAAGGTCAATAGCCACGTTGTGGAAGAAGCAAAAAAAAATTATACATTTGGCCTTTCAACGATTCCAGAATTTTTTACTGAAAGCGGACAAAAGAATGAAAACTATCTTATTCCGCGTCTGTATGTTACGTATTCTACAACGATTGAAGATTTTGCTAAGCTATTAAAACAAAGCTAA